From a region of the Trichoderma atroviride chromosome 6, complete sequence genome:
- a CDS encoding uncharacterized protein (EggNog:ENOG41): protein MSSSDSRARRRRHHTRSRNGCRECKQRHIRCDEQKPYCTNCLVHGRGCHYDAVGPNMRLRTTLSNAVSDPMGLDLFEVLPIPMPFESMKLLHHGTHFRLLTTTVVAKNPNASLAGLVTHNAATFRSFLLIAGIHHVWAGGSLQAIEETMLHHKLESIRIVNGMIGDPVLSQSDTCISAMVGLAMVEAALGDTKAAEAHLKALARLYDDHHPEGDRHRLFGLIERLVLLAASLVAASKDGNDDESHYFVNEPRENPERAYHFTRPTRPVFSAVPFLSLHLSPFYYSTPPDLEACNADAECEIIATTLRRLSRFDPNQRAQRGEEENTTSSSQQKARDILREDAESYTVSLLFKPARPTRDDRSDHSQSQTRNPRPSSQLQEEDLEELEDADDQFVSFLEHPFANLPSAIFPSTSRAWACAAYLYLHLIVDCLPQQQHHAQEPVHIDKYLWRWLISSLRQDLDHTEEAMRIGAHSSELWLWKTMLGAYAMAKNPQETSDEASSDGEDESDDENPPTTTMVTSPGARSSGRSSRASSSSDIADMQWFTSKIRLWSSVIHTTSWDGAKKALSRIAWPEKFYDDDRLAGLWDEAMESANPE, encoded by the exons GTGCCCGCCGCCGAAGGCACCATACACGAAGCCGCAATGGTTGCCGCGAATGCAAGCAGCGACATATCCGCTGCGACGAACAGAAGCCTTATTG TACCAACTGTTTAGTACACGGACGTGGCTGCCATTATGACGCTGTAGGGCCGAACATGCGGCTCAGAACTACGCTCTCAAACGCTGTGTCAGATCCTATGGGACTGGATCTATTCGAAGTTTTACCTATCCCTATGCCGTTTGAATCGATGAAACTGCTTCATCATG GAACCCACTTTCGCCTCTTGACAACTACAGTTGTGGCCAAAAATCCCAATGCTAGCCT AGCTGGTCTTGTCACGCATAATGCAGCCACATTCAGGTCCTTCTTACTCATAGCCGGTATACACCATGTCTGGGCCGGTGGTTCGCTCCAAGCAATCGAAGAGACGATGCTTCATCACAAGCTCGAGTCAATCCGCATTGTCAACGGCATGATTGGTGATCCTGTACTGAGCCAAAGCGATACATGCATATCCGCAATGGTCGGCCTGGCCATGGTTGAG GCAGCGTTGGGCGATACgaaagctgcagaggctCATTTAAAAGCTTTGGCCCGGCTATACGATGATCACCATCCGGAAGGGGACAGGCATAGGCTGTTCGGGCTGATTGAAAGACTTGTTCTGTT GGCAGCCAGCCTAGTTGCAGCATCCAAGGACGGAAACGACGACGAGTCTCATTATTTTGTCAACGAGCCGCGCGAGAATCCAGAGCGGGCGTATCATTTCACACGGCCAACACGGCCGGTGTTCAGCGCTGTTCCATTCCTTAGTCTCCATCTATCGCCTTTTTACTACTCAACTCCGCCGGATCTTGAAGCTTGTAACGCCGATGCCGAATGTGAGATTATTGCAACAACCTTGCGGCGATTGTCTCGCTTTGATCCGAATCAGAGGGCTCAGCGtggcgaggaagaaaatACAACATCGTCTAGTCAACAAAAGGCCCGAGACATTCTTCGGGAAGACGCAGAATCCTACACTGTCTCGTTACTTTTCAAGCCTGCCAGACCTACACGAGACGATAGAAGCGATCACAGCCAAAGTCAGACGCGAAACCCGAGACCCAGCTCGCAGCTTCAGGAAGAGGATCTTGAGGAACTTGAGGATGCCGACGACCAGTTTGTCAGCTTTTTAGAGCACCCCTTTGCAAATCTCCCGTCTGCCATCTTCCCATCTACGTCGCGAGCTTGGGCATGCGCTGCATATCTCTATCTTCATTTGATTGTAGATTGCctcccgcagcagcagcatcatgctCAAGAGCCAGTTCATATAGACAAATATCTGTGGCGCTGGCTTATCAGCAGTTTGCGCCAAGATCTCGATCATACAGAAGAAGCGATGCGCATCGGAGCACATAGTTCAGAGTTGTGGCTATGGAAAACCATGCTTGGCGCTTATGCAATGGCCAAGAATCCCCAAGAGACATCTGATGAAGCGAGCAGCGACGGTGAGGACGAGAGTGATGACGAAAATCCCCCCACGACCACTATGGTGACTAGCCCAGGAGCACGATCAAGTGGACGATCAAGCcgagcatcttcttcaagcgACATTGCAGACATGCAATGGTTTACTTCAAAGATAAGGCTATGGAGCTCTGTGATCCATACAACGTCATGGGATGGCGCAAAAAAGGCGCTGAGCCGCATCGCATGGCCTGAAAAGTTTTACGACGATGACCGTTTGGCCGGTTTGTGGGATGAAGCTATGGAATCAGCAAACCCGGAGTGA
- a CDS encoding uncharacterized protein (EggNog:ENOG41) yields MLHHKLESIRIVNGMIGDPVLSQSDTCISAMVGLAMVEAALGDTKAAEAHLKALARLYDDHHPEGDRHRLFGLIERLVLLAASLVAASKDGNDDESHYFVNEPRENPERAYHFTRPTRPVFSAVPFLSLHLSPFYYSTPPDLEACNADAECEIIATTLRRLSRFDPNQRAQRGEEENTTSSSQQKARDILREDAESYTVSLLFKPARPTRDDRSDHSQSQTRNPRPSSQLQEEDLEELEDADDQFVSFLEHPFANLPSAIFPSTSRAWACAAYLYLHLIVDCLPQQQHHAQEPVHIDKYLWRWLISSLRQDLDHTEEAMRIGAHSSELWLWKTMLGAYAMAKNPQETSDEASSDGEDESDDENPPTTTMVTSPGARSSGRSSRASSSSDIADMQWFTSKIRLWSSVIHTTSWDGAKKALSRIAWPEKFYDDDRLAGLWDEAMESANPE; encoded by the exons ATGCTTCATCACAAGCTCGAGTCAATCCGCATTGTCAACGGCATGATTGGTGATCCTGTACTGAGCCAAAGCGATACATGCATATCCGCAATGGTCGGCCTGGCCATGGTTGAG GCAGCGTTGGGCGATACgaaagctgcagaggctCATTTAAAAGCTTTGGCCCGGCTATACGATGATCACCATCCGGAAGGGGACAGGCATAGGCTGTTCGGGCTGATTGAAAGACTTGTTCTGTT GGCAGCCAGCCTAGTTGCAGCATCCAAGGACGGAAACGACGACGAGTCTCATTATTTTGTCAACGAGCCGCGCGAGAATCCAGAGCGGGCGTATCATTTCACACGGCCAACACGGCCGGTGTTCAGCGCTGTTCCATTCCTTAGTCTCCATCTATCGCCTTTTTACTACTCAACTCCGCCGGATCTTGAAGCTTGTAACGCCGATGCCGAATGTGAGATTATTGCAACAACCTTGCGGCGATTGTCTCGCTTTGATCCGAATCAGAGGGCTCAGCGtggcgaggaagaaaatACAACATCGTCTAGTCAACAAAAGGCCCGAGACATTCTTCGGGAAGACGCAGAATCCTACACTGTCTCGTTACTTTTCAAGCCTGCCAGACCTACACGAGACGATAGAAGCGATCACAGCCAAAGTCAGACGCGAAACCCGAGACCCAGCTCGCAGCTTCAGGAAGAGGATCTTGAGGAACTTGAGGATGCCGACGACCAGTTTGTCAGCTTTTTAGAGCACCCCTTTGCAAATCTCCCGTCTGCCATCTTCCCATCTACGTCGCGAGCTTGGGCATGCGCTGCATATCTCTATCTTCATTTGATTGTAGATTGCctcccgcagcagcagcatcatgctCAAGAGCCAGTTCATATAGACAAATATCTGTGGCGCTGGCTTATCAGCAGTTTGCGCCAAGATCTCGATCATACAGAAGAAGCGATGCGCATCGGAGCACATAGTTCAGAGTTGTGGCTATGGAAAACCATGCTTGGCGCTTATGCAATGGCCAAGAATCCCCAAGAGACATCTGATGAAGCGAGCAGCGACGGTGAGGACGAGAGTGATGACGAAAATCCCCCCACGACCACTATGGTGACTAGCCCAGGAGCACGATCAAGTGGACGATCAAGCcgagcatcttcttcaagcgACATTGCAGACATGCAATGGTTTACTTCAAAGATAAGGCTATGGAGCTCTGTGATCCATACAACGTCATGGGATGGCGCAAAAAAGGCGCTGAGCCGCATCGCATGGCCTGAAAAGTTTTACGACGATGACCGTTTGGCCGGTTTGTGGGATGAAGCTATGGAATCAGCAAACCCGGAGTGA
- a CDS encoding uncharacterized protein (EggNog:ENOG41): protein MADTPSSRRTVLLIHGLWMTPLSWENWIRHLEAKGFNVLAPGWPGVDSRTPQQIREDPKPMANKSIDEICDHYTTIITRLSEPPIIIGHSFGGLFVQILLSRGLGAVGIAICPANPAGVFALPLSTVKATLPVLSNPFDFESTVKITESEFRYCFGNTMSEEESKALYERYAIPSIAHVLWQGAIGGLVHPKGVLHVDFNKDDRAPLILISGSKDHVVPPQTVKKEYKAYQKGSGLVEYKEFEGRSHGIVSQEGWEDVLEYALEFVEKYWPNA, encoded by the exons ATGGCCGATACCCCTTCCTCAAGACGTACCGTCCTCCTCATCCATGGTCTTTGGATGACTCCTCTCTCATGGGAAAACTGGATCCGTCACCTCGAGGCAAAAGGATTCAATGTTTTGGCTCCCGGCTGGCCTGGTGTTGACAGCCGGACGCCTCAGCAAATCCGTGAGGACCCAAAGCCGATGGCTAATAAGAGCATTGATGAAATCTGCGACCATTATACAACCATCATCACGCGTCTCTCAGAGCCACCAATAATAATAGGCCACAGTTTTGGTGGCTTATTTGTTCAAATTCTCCTTTCTCGTGGTCTCGGAGCTGTGGGCATTGCCATCTGCCCTGCCAATCCAGCTGGCGTGTTTGCCCTGCCTCTCAGTACAGTCAAGGCAACGCTGCCAGTCCTATCCAACCCTTTCGACTTTGAAAGCACAGTCAAGATTACAGAGTCCGAATTTCGCTACTGTTTCGGCAATACCATgtctgaagaagagagcaaagctCTATATGAGCGTTACGCCATTCCTAGCATCGCACACGTTCTTTGGCAAGGCGCAATAGGTGGTCTTGTACACCCAAAAGGCGTATTGCATGTGGATTTCAACAAAGATGATCGTGCACCACTTATTCTTATTTCTGGATCCAAGGATCACGTTGTGCCACCGCAAACTGTGAAGAAAGAATACAAAGCGTATCAAAAGGGAAGTGGCTTGGTGGAGTACAAAGAGTTTGAAGGGCGATCG CATGGTATCGTCAGCCAGGAAGGATGGGAAGATGTCCTGGAATATGCTCTCGAATTTGTGGAGAAGTATTGGCCTAATGCTTGA